Proteins from a genomic interval of Rhodococcoides fascians A25f:
- a CDS encoding SLC13 family permease, producing the protein MSTELIPILALVVMFLAATVFPVNMGALGFVAAFFVGTIAVGMGADDIIAGFPSSLFLTLVGITYLFAIAQNNGTVDLLVRGAVRLVGGRVALIPWVMFGITGVLTSIGALGPAAVAIVAPIALGFAARYKINALLMGMMVIHGAQAGGFSPISIYGVTVNNIAAKAGLVNSPLTLFLGSMLFNAAIGAALFMFLGGRSLIGRSVHDEDGTRPDGDSGGVGGGGSRTVMRGFGSSTPKPSGQTVTVENAPPLATAVKAITFDQILTLIGLASLAIFSLVLDLDVGFISMTVAVILALASPKAQKGAINQISWSTVLLIGGVLTFVGVLQEAGTVEYVGDAVAGIGIPLLVAMLLCYIGAIVSAFASSTAILGVTIPLAVPFLLAGEVGAIGVIVALSIASTIVDVSPFSTNGALVLANAQDIDRDVFYKQILKYSALVVIIGPLIAWGILVVPGWM; encoded by the coding sequence ATGTCGACCGAGTTGATACCCATCCTTGCGCTCGTCGTCATGTTCCTCGCTGCAACCGTGTTCCCCGTGAACATGGGTGCGTTGGGGTTCGTGGCGGCGTTCTTCGTCGGAACCATTGCCGTGGGCATGGGTGCCGACGACATCATCGCCGGCTTCCCGAGCAGCCTGTTCCTCACCCTCGTCGGCATCACGTACCTCTTCGCCATCGCGCAGAACAACGGCACGGTCGACCTCCTGGTCCGCGGTGCCGTTCGACTCGTCGGCGGCCGAGTGGCTCTCATCCCCTGGGTGATGTTCGGCATCACCGGCGTCCTGACGTCGATCGGAGCGCTCGGGCCCGCTGCTGTGGCCATCGTGGCCCCCATCGCCCTCGGTTTCGCCGCGCGCTACAAGATCAATGCCCTGCTCATGGGCATGATGGTCATCCACGGTGCGCAGGCGGGCGGATTCTCGCCCATCAGCATCTACGGCGTCACCGTCAACAACATCGCCGCCAAGGCGGGGCTGGTCAACAGTCCGCTCACACTCTTCCTCGGCAGCATGCTCTTCAATGCTGCCATCGGGGCTGCGCTCTTCATGTTCCTCGGCGGACGATCGCTCATCGGCCGCAGCGTGCACGACGAGGACGGCACCCGCCCCGACGGCGACAGCGGCGGCGTCGGCGGCGGAGGTTCGCGGACGGTCATGCGCGGGTTCGGGTCGTCGACTCCCAAGCCGTCCGGTCAGACGGTCACCGTCGAGAACGCACCGCCGCTGGCCACCGCGGTCAAGGCGATCACCTTCGATCAGATCCTCACGCTCATCGGCCTGGCATCGCTTGCGATCTTCTCGCTCGTACTCGATCTCGATGTCGGCTTCATCTCGATGACGGTCGCCGTGATCCTCGCTCTGGCGTCGCCCAAGGCCCAGAAGGGCGCGATCAACCAGATCAGCTGGTCGACGGTGCTGCTCATCGGCGGTGTGCTCACGTTCGTCGGGGTATTGCAGGAAGCCGGAACCGTCGAATACGTCGGCGACGCAGTAGCCGGAATCGGCATCCCCCTGCTCGTGGCAATGCTGCTCTGCTACATCGGTGCCATCGTCTCGGCGTTCGCCTCGTCCACGGCGATCCTCGGCGTCACCATCCCGCTGGCCGTTCCGTTCCTGCTGGCCGGTGAAGTGGGGGCCATCGGAGTCATCGTTGCCCTGTCCATCGCCTCGACCATCGTCGACGTGAGCCCGTTCTCCACGAACGGAGCGCTGGTGCTCGCCAACGCCCAGGACATCGATCGCGACGTGTTCTACAAGCAGATTCTCAAATACAGCGCGCTGGTCGTGATCATCGGTCCACTGATCGCCTGGGGCATCCTGGTCGTCCCCGGCTGGATGTAG
- a CDS encoding acetyl-CoA C-acetyltransferase, translating into MEAFLYDAVRSPRGRGKSSGSLHTVKPVDLAANTLSTLLSRHSQLDPALIDDVVLGVVTPVGDQGCDIARTVAMVAGLPDSVAGVQLNRFCGSGLEAVNTAAQRVRSGWDRLIVAGGVESMSRVPLGADGGAWPCDPLTNYGSYFVPQGVSADLIATIEGFDRDAVDAYAVRSQQRAAHAWSMGHFEKSVIPVFDANGRLMLDHDEIMRPETTTADLAALKPSFDRMGALAGFDAVAMQKYTEVERIDHVHHAGNSSGIVDGTAMVLIGSEEAGRAGGLTPRGRVVAGVVAGSDPTLMLTGPVPATHKVLNAAGLTLDDIAVFEVNEAFASVVLNYAKKLNIDHDRINVNGGAIAMGHPLGATGAMLTGMALDELERRGERYALITLCIGAGMGVATIIERL; encoded by the coding sequence ATGGAGGCGTTCCTCTACGACGCAGTGCGCAGCCCACGTGGCCGCGGCAAGAGCTCCGGCTCACTGCACACCGTCAAACCGGTCGATCTGGCCGCGAACACGTTGTCCACGTTGCTCTCTCGACACTCGCAGCTCGATCCGGCCCTGATCGACGACGTCGTGCTCGGTGTCGTCACCCCGGTCGGAGATCAAGGCTGTGACATCGCCCGAACCGTCGCGATGGTTGCCGGGCTGCCGGACAGTGTCGCCGGCGTTCAGCTCAATCGCTTCTGCGGATCCGGACTCGAAGCCGTCAACACTGCGGCGCAACGTGTTCGGTCCGGCTGGGATCGGCTCATCGTCGCCGGTGGCGTCGAATCGATGTCTCGTGTCCCGCTCGGGGCGGACGGCGGCGCATGGCCGTGCGACCCACTGACCAACTACGGCAGCTACTTCGTTCCGCAGGGAGTCAGTGCAGACCTCATCGCGACGATCGAGGGGTTCGATCGCGACGCGGTCGACGCCTATGCCGTGCGTAGTCAGCAACGAGCGGCGCATGCGTGGTCGATGGGCCACTTCGAGAAGTCCGTCATCCCGGTGTTCGACGCCAACGGCCGGCTGATGCTCGATCACGACGAGATCATGCGACCGGAGACAACCACGGCCGATCTCGCCGCCCTGAAACCGTCGTTCGACCGGATGGGCGCGCTCGCCGGATTCGACGCCGTCGCCATGCAGAAGTACACCGAGGTCGAGCGTATCGACCACGTCCACCATGCCGGCAACTCCTCCGGCATCGTCGACGGCACCGCGATGGTTCTGATCGGCTCCGAAGAGGCCGGTCGCGCAGGCGGATTGACCCCGCGCGGACGCGTCGTGGCCGGGGTTGTCGCGGGATCGGATCCGACGCTGATGCTCACCGGCCCGGTTCCGGCCACCCACAAGGTATTGAACGCCGCGGGACTGACGCTCGACGACATCGCGGTGTTCGAGGTCAACGAGGCATTCGCCTCGGTGGTGCTCAATTACGCGAAGAAGCTGAACATCGACCACGACCGCATCAACGTCAACGGTGGCGCGATCGCGATGGGCCACCCGTTGGGCGCAACCGGAGCCATGCTCACCGGAATGGCCCTCGACGAACTCGAGCGCCGCGGCGAACGCTACGCACTGATCACGCTGTGCATCGGTGCAGGAATGGGCGTCGCCACCATCATCGAGCGCCTGTGA
- a CDS encoding FadR/GntR family transcriptional regulator has protein sequence MAEQIRPVTRPRLYEVIVEQLCQHIADREMNPGDRLPPERELAGHLGVSRASLSQALVALEVQGILSVRHGDGAVLVRRPVGDMAIRALREHADRLPEVIEAREALEVKLAELAAARRSDSEMAAIDHALSVMASEITDGDRGDSGDELFHRAITEAAHSPLLARLMGEIAGLIRETRIESLSQSNRPQTSLEHHRRIAEAVRQQDPLEAGRAMAEHIRIVSDVALLRAGDS, from the coding sequence GTGGCTGAGCAAATTCGCCCCGTGACCCGACCACGGCTGTACGAGGTCATCGTCGAACAGCTGTGCCAGCACATCGCCGACCGCGAGATGAACCCTGGCGATCGACTTCCCCCCGAGCGCGAGCTGGCCGGACACCTCGGCGTCAGCCGAGCATCGCTGAGCCAGGCCCTCGTCGCACTCGAGGTGCAGGGCATCCTGTCCGTCCGACACGGCGACGGTGCAGTCCTGGTGCGACGACCCGTGGGAGACATGGCAATTCGCGCCCTACGCGAACACGCCGACCGTCTGCCCGAGGTGATCGAAGCCCGCGAAGCGCTCGAGGTCAAACTCGCAGAGCTCGCTGCTGCTCGTCGGAGCGACAGCGAAATGGCCGCAATCGACCACGCCCTGTCCGTGATGGCCTCGGAGATCACCGACGGCGATCGCGGCGACTCCGGCGACGAACTGTTCCACCGCGCGATCACCGAGGCGGCACATTCCCCGCTGCTCGCCCGACTCATGGGAGAAATCGCCGGCCTGATTCGCGAGACGCGCATCGAATCCCTGTCGCAGTCGAACCGTCCGCAGACTTCATTGGAGCACCACCGCCGCATCGCCGAGGCTGTGCGCCAACAGGATCCACTCGAGGCCGGCCGAGCGATGGCCGAACACATTCGAATCGTCTCGGACGTCGCGCTGCTGCGAGCAGGCGACAGCTAG
- a CDS encoding acyl-CoA dehydrogenase family protein, which produces MTALADRTSDDLATELADVRQLARGFFEKEVAPHREDFAAAGRPSRDVYRTAGSLGLLGMSVPEQYGGGGGDFRHEAVLFEEQVRAGDTAMQLGVHSGIVPHYILAYASEEKKQRWLPKLCSGEWIGAIAMTEPGTGSDLQGITTRAVRDGDDYVVTGAKTFISNGSHCDLIIIAAKTDPSAGARGLTLLVAEVSDDTEGFHRGRVLHKIGQKGQDTAELSFDGLRIPAANILGDAEGRGFAQLMQQLPQERLICGIAAAAMIDAAVTQTVEYTKSRNAFGKTLFDLQNTKFELAECATIGRVVRTFVDDAVAQYISGTLDVTTAAMVKYWTTDRQFEVVDRCLQLFGGYGYMEEYPIARMFVDGRIARIYAGANEVMKDLISRSL; this is translated from the coding sequence ATGACTGCACTCGCAGACCGCACCAGCGACGACCTCGCTACCGAGCTCGCCGACGTGCGCCAGCTCGCCAGAGGATTCTTCGAGAAAGAGGTAGCGCCGCACCGAGAGGACTTCGCGGCAGCCGGACGTCCCAGTCGCGACGTCTACCGCACAGCGGGAAGCCTCGGGCTGCTCGGCATGTCGGTGCCCGAGCAGTACGGCGGCGGTGGCGGCGACTTCCGTCACGAGGCGGTGCTGTTCGAGGAGCAGGTCCGGGCGGGCGACACGGCCATGCAGTTGGGCGTGCACAGCGGCATCGTTCCGCACTACATCCTGGCGTACGCGTCCGAGGAGAAGAAGCAGCGCTGGCTGCCGAAGCTGTGCTCGGGCGAGTGGATCGGTGCCATCGCAATGACCGAACCGGGCACCGGCTCGGATCTGCAGGGAATCACCACCCGCGCGGTTCGTGACGGCGACGACTACGTCGTCACCGGCGCAAAGACGTTCATCTCCAACGGATCTCATTGCGATCTGATCATCATCGCTGCCAAGACCGACCCGTCCGCGGGAGCCCGGGGACTGACCCTGCTCGTCGCCGAGGTGTCCGACGACACCGAGGGATTCCATCGGGGACGAGTGCTGCACAAGATCGGCCAGAAGGGCCAGGACACCGCCGAACTCTCTTTCGACGGCCTCCGCATCCCTGCCGCCAACATCCTCGGCGACGCCGAAGGTCGCGGGTTCGCCCAGTTGATGCAGCAACTCCCCCAGGAGCGCCTGATCTGCGGCATCGCCGCCGCAGCGATGATCGACGCAGCCGTCACACAGACCGTCGAGTACACCAAGTCGCGCAACGCCTTCGGCAAGACACTGTTCGATCTGCAGAACACCAAATTCGAGCTCGCCGAATGCGCCACCATCGGACGCGTCGTGCGCACCTTCGTCGATGATGCTGTAGCGCAGTATATTTCCGGAACACTCGACGTCACGACCGCCGCAATGGTCAAGTACTGGACCACCGACCGGCAGTTCGAGGTGGTGGACCGCTGCCTGCAGCTCTTCGGCGGCTACGGCTACATGGAGGAATACCCCATCGCCCGCATGTTCGTCGACGGCCGCATCGCCCGCATCTACGCCGGTGCCAACGAAGTCATGAAAGACCTCATTTCCCGCTCCCTGTAG